TGGAAGGAAGACCAGATAAAACGGACCTTATCGCAACGTGGcagaggagagagaagggaggaggcGAAGGGGGAGGAAATGGTTGGGGCCGATTTGACGTTCACGATCGGAGCTGCGCTAAGGTGGTTTAGTCTGTGGAGCGGGAGCCGAAGTCTGGGCAGCTCCGTTGACATAACCCCGGGATAAGACAGGGCACGAGCTTTCTCTAGGCATGCAAAGACTTGgcatcaaggttgaagatGGGATGTGCTGTGCTCAGGAGGTTTACGGTTTCAGTAGCAGATAAGAGATTGCTGCCAGTAGTACTGAAGCTTGAGTTGACACAATTTTCGATTCCACCATCCCATCCTATACCGTATACCACCGACTAGTCGCTACCACGTTAGATATAAAAGGAACAAAGAAAAATATGAATGAGAGAAAGTGAGTGGGCGAGTGAGACAGCAGTGACAGATATACAGTTCGCACAAAAGTGTGAGTGAAGGAGTGGTATCCTGCGCCAAATACAAGAAACACCGCAGAAAAGACAGAAAAGAACGCCGAAACCTTTTATACAGTTCATCATACAGAAAGTCTAGGACCCGCTTCAAAAGAGACAACAAGATGAATAAGATAGTTGAAATAACCAGCAATTAAAGGCATTGTCGTATCGGTCATTAAGTTTCCAGGCTCGCTGGATTTTGAGGCACAGGGCCatagaagaaagaagagaagaaaaagggacTCGAGGGACCAGAGTAATATGGATCAATGGCCATAGGCCGGCGGAGGAGACTCTTCTTGACTGTGGCGGTCCCAAAAGGGGCCGCATGCGTTGCTTGCCATGAATTTCTCGTCTCGCATGCGACGAGCAATCTCTCCCGCGAGCCTTTCAACCAAGGCCTGGTCGACAACCCCGCCGGTAGGATTGTCATTGATAAACGGAAGGATTGTGGAGGATAGTTGTCGCGACGACCCTGCCGACGAATCAGGGTCCTGTTTTCCCTTTTCAAGAACAGACGCACCATGGGCGCGCACAGCGGCACGCGGAGTGGCGCTcaggtcctcctcctgaaTGGCCTGTCCGACCGCATTGGACGATGGTTTACATTCGGCGGTATCGCGAATCATCTCCGATGCATTCTCACGGCGGAGCGCAGGTCGAGAGATACTCATACGGTGTCGTTCGGGGATTGCAGGGAGGTGTAGATCATTATCCGGGGACAAGGGCGGCGTCACCGGATCATCGGTCTGTTCATCTAGGACTGGCAGAGGGGCTGAGCAGATGGAGGGAGCGCTGGTCGACTCGGTAAACGAACTCTCATCGCTCACGCTTGGTGCGTCGTCAGTGGTCTTTGGGCGACGCAGATCCACAACGCGCTTCTTTCGCTTTCGAGCATGAGCCTTCGAATGACGGCCAGCCCCTAGACTCAAGCCATATCCGCTAAAGGTGTGGAAAGGTGTCGAAGACCGACTCTGGCTCGAAACCATGCTGGCCGAATCTGGGAAGGACGACATACTGCCAACCTGGGACTGTGTTCTGGAAAGGACGGGAAAGAAGGGTGACGTAACGCTTCCGGAGGCATCGGTCTGATCTGAAGGCGAGGTCCATGCGCGGTAAACTACCTCCCTAATGGAAGGGGTGAAGAGTGATAATGTCCGTTGAGAGTCCGTAAGGGCAGCCAAACGCAGAAGGTTTTTCTGAGAAAACAGTGAATGGGTTTCAACAGACGAATCCAAGGAAAGAGATTCGATTTCTGACTCGTTCAAAGCATTTCCGAGAGCGTCGACGGGATCTTGTGGCGGGCTGGCCAGAGGGTCTTGACCAGGTCCTTCACCATTTGCGCTTGCCGTTTGAGTCTGCAACTCCTCCCCAGCTCGGTACTCGGGGACCCACAATCGGAGCGACAATCGATGTATGATGGCGGGCAACTCATCCATAAAGAGGATCCGAAGCTGCGCTTCAATTTCCTTTTGTAAGAAATCACGCACAAACGGGATAGAGTCGAAAGTTGAAGAGACCTTGAGTGATTCAAGCGGATCGTTTCGGAAAACCACAGTGATTCCTTTTTGTTTCGAGAAGACCAAGATGACAAAGCCGGATAATTTGAAATCGGAAAGAGTGATTTGGAGAGGTATTGTCAATGGGGTACTGGAGAAAGGGTCAGCTCGTGCAGAGGCGGCAGCATAATCTACGCCACTTACGCTGCAGCCAGAGGTCGGGGTGTTGCAAAGGACGGTCGTGTGAGGAGATATGTGTTCAACGGATTCGCTTGGACTCGTGTTTTGAGAGTCAGAAATGCGTCTCCCGAATAGGACATCTTAAAGATGCCTCGAAACCGGTCCTCCGCCAGGTCTCCAATCTCCAAGATCTCCAGCTCCGGGGGAATGGAACCAAGGTTGAGTTCCGTTACGATAATatcgtcgacgatgatggGCGGTTTCGGCGACTTATTGAGCGCAGCCGTTAATAAATCTTGCGCACGAGTGTAGAAACTCGCGTCCGCCATAAGCGGCGACCAGTTGAAGTTGAACGCCATAGCAAAGCATTGAGTGAAGATGGAAGGGTGAGCTGACGGAACCCACGGCGCGCTAAGAAAAATTTATGTCCGTCCGTAAATCACGGGTAAGGCGTAAAGGTGGGATAGGAGAaagcgaggaagatgatgaaaggggaaagaagagatggacAGGAGAAGAGATGTGAGGAGGAGTTGATGCAATGAAAGAGCCTCGAGGCTATGAGTGAAAGTGAAAGgtagaagaaagaggacTGAAAAAAGATGGTTGAAGCGAGGATTCCCGAGGTCGCAAGGGGTCCCGGCGATACAGTGGGTAAAGTACCCAGATGGCAAGTTGACTCGCGTGATCCACGCGACACCTGACGATGAGATTCTCGACTTAGTCAATGATCTTGAGGTCGTGGTTCTAATTTTTACACTTAGCCCATGTCAATAATCACAGAAAAGCCATAGAACTACAAAGAAGGTTGATGGAATTGATATTGTTTTTGGCACTGTACTCAGTGGTTGTATTATCCGTACTCGTCTTACAATCCTCAAGGGGGcgggaagggaaaaaagcGATAATAGGAGAACGAAAACATAAAAATACGTCACTATCAGTCACCTTCTACCAGGCTCCTCACGCAACTTGCCTCCATTATTACCTACGAAGTTAGTGATGTTATTCCCTTAGCAATAATGTTATGCACAATTATGGAGTCTCTCAGGCATGCTAAATTAGTTAGAGATTTCGCAGCAAATCATAATGAAAGAATAATAGCAAGATAACTCCATTTATCCCCAGGACCCCATCAAACCCACTGTCTTCTGTTCCGGCCTACCCCGAGTTTTCCGTGCACATTGTTCAGACGTTTCTGTGCTTCCATCCTCTGGCTAGACTACCTTAGACTACGAAGTACACTAGCAGTTATGCAccatcttcattgagaatacttaataatgataatactCTCCCCCAGCCACGCATTCCTGATTCAACTAATCCGAGGTAGTCTTTCCGTATTGTCAGCACTCAGCAGAGATCTGTGTCAATATTCgatgactacggagtagtctcATTTCAGACAGGTTCTGGAACGTCTGGCGGGCAGCCAACGGGCCATAACCAGTTGCGATAGTGCAGATCTTAAGACCACCACTCCCCTTGCTTGATTCTAGCTGACAAGCCGTCCCCAGTTATCCCGTCATTAAACCTTCATCACGATGGCTGTTTTAGAAGGTTTCGTATGTGACAGGAGTGATCAATACAATCGTGCCATCGGACAGATATTTTTCGGCTAAAACCCTACGGAGTAAGATCATCGGGCGCCAGATTCCTTTCACGCTGCTCTCAGGTCTCGTTTTCCCAAAAAGGACTCTGCAGAGCAAGCCGCACTCCCAATGCTTCTCGCGACGAAGCTGAATGAACTTGGTGTCTGTGTGAGAGTGATGAGCGAATGCTGGTGATGACTGCACTGATCGGACTACAGCGTCGAACTGCCTGTGGTAGGCTTTGGTCATGGCTATGCCCATGTTTCAGCACCGTCTTATGTGCTTTCTTGCACGATTTGACTGGCATCCTAATGTCAGCACTTCCACCAAGGCGAGGTCTCATACCATATATGGCCCTTTATAGTTCTGCGCTATAACTTGAGGTCTAAAACTCATCTAATCGGTATGCGTATGTCCCACAGATCGCACACTCGGCATTGAATGACTAaggctctcttctcttcaatcAGACAATGGCCATACCACCTCAGGGACGCACGTATCATGTATCTACCCCGATGGCTAGCTAGCAGGCTATGTGGCCCTAGTGAGTTAGTCCAACTTATCTTAAAATGTTTTCACAATATATCTTCCATATTTACGGAGTAGGTCTGCGATAATGACAAACGGCCCTCTGTAACAGCGGGAAAGCGTATACTCGCAGCTATCATCCGCCCTGGCAGGATACAAGAGCATGAGAGCCCTAAATCAAGCCTGCAAGCTTCTATTCTACATAGGAATGTTTCTCGAATAAGTTCCTGCCACAGAAGGGATGAATCATGGACCAATTGGAAAACCCATGTATATACATTGAGTCACGTGAGATCACCCGAATGTCAGAGGTTCACCGGGGCAACTCGGTCACTAGTCCGGTTTAGGCAATACATCAATAGCTCTGACGTCCAGATTGTCCTCGTCTGAATACCAGAATCAACAGCAAGGTAAATCCAATTAATGGCTGGAGCCCTGGAAGTCCAACCTACATACAATAAACCGACACCAATCCCACATCACGATGCTGGTACCGCCCTCACCAACGACTGCAGCCTACCCAACATCATGGGATTCGAAACCGACCTGGAAAGCACGCGGTGCCCAAAGAAGAGTCTACGGAAAACGGAGAGTTGATGCGCCGCGAGCGGTCTTGGAGCATGGCAGCCCATTAAAGTTGCTAGAGAAGGCGACGGAAGAATCTGTTCGGGATGCCGTGGATGGCATACAAGCGAAATTAGCTAAAGTCACATTGAACGAATCTTCTGCAGATTCCGGGAGCGAGGAAGAATCTGCACAATCATTGCATGAAGAGAACGGAGTAGAACATACACCCACACCAACACTGGAAGCTCTGGAGCCAGAGACCGCCCGTACTCGATCGCCGGCGCATGAATCACTGAAATCAGAGAAACGCTATGAGAGGATGGTAGAGGTCAGAATAACTCCGAGGAAGCTAGAGACAGAGCCTACAAGCGACACGAAATATGACTGCTTTACAAGCAGCAAAGCTAGGAAGACGAGACAGAAGAAGCCCGCACAACGTCTATCCTCAGGCCTCGTCCCCGACGAAAAAGTCAACGCATATGTCCGCACAGTGCTTGACGAGGCTGTATCGCCGATTGCCGCTCAGGGTGTCCAGAAATTTGACTCGTGGGCTGCTCGAGCTGGCTATGCGCTTGAGGTTGTCAAACTGGCCGAAGGGTCTTACGGAGAAGTATACAAACTGCGATTGAGAGAGGAAGTTTGCAGGAGAGAGATGTCCAAGTCGAAGCTGGCGCGCTTAAGGGCCTACGGAGATGGGGTATTCAAAGTTGTACCGTTACGAGCGCAGAGTGGCCCTGGTTCGAAAAAATTTACTAGCGTTGAGGAAATCGTCTCCGAGGTCAAAATGCTCAAGTACTTGGACCCAATTCCAGGATTCGCTCGTTTTCGAGAAATCCACGTCGTTCAGGGTCGATTTCCGGACTCATTTCAAGCTGCGTGGGACCATTATAAAAAGACAAAAGACGATTGCATGAATCCCAACCCCTCAAGTAAACGGGCATATCCCGATACACAGCTGTGGGCGATagtggagatggatgacgCCGGCTGTGAATTGGAGAAATTCTCCTGGTCTTCGATCTTTCAAATTTATGACATATTCTGGGGCGTTGCAATGGCCCTCGCCCGAGCGGAAGAATATGCACTGTTCGAGGTAAGTATTAACACAGTATCCATGGAATAGCCAGTGGCTTACCACGTTGAAGCACCGAGATCTTCACCTCGGCAATGTGTGTATCAAGACAACTCGTTCGGACGGCTCTATGACACCTCCATCCGATATCGAGATAATGCGTCAAACGTGGACCAGCGGCTTTGGCCTGAGCTCATTAGAAACCACGATCATCGACTACTCTCTCTCACGTGCGGAGCTGCGAGCTAGTGAGGATTCCCACCAGATCGTGGACATTGCTTCATCAGATCTCGATAAAAAGCAAATTTTCGATGCTATCGGCCgagacgaggacgagattCTGTTGAGAGACACGTATAGACAGTAAGACCGAGCCTCATGTAGCATATGATACGGCAATCATGATATTAACTTGATATCTAGTATGCGCGCGGAGGTATACACAGGAAATCCTGTCGATACTAAAAGGACTCCCGATATTCCAGGGATCTGGGAGGAATATGCGCCTAGAACGAACCTCATTTGGCTTTTGTTCATCCTAAAAAACCTCCTCAAGAATCGCAAGAGCGAGCCCTCTACATCGGCCGCAACAAGACCACCCTTGGCCCCATGCTCACCCAATAAAAATATCGAATCGAAGCAAGCGAAAAATTTGGGCGAGAAAGCTAAGCCGCCACTTCTTGGGCAGACACAAGTCACTGAAGCAGATAAGAGAGTTGCTGACTTAAAGCAGTCGCTCGAGGACAGACTCAAGTCAGTTCTAGACCTGCTAGATCTCGAGCATGGCCATAAAGACATGTGCTGTGCTGCGGATCTGGTAGCTTACGCCATTGACTCACAGTGGCTAAGCGAGGAGGACTTTTTCTGAACCCCATCATTGATACACCTGCATTTGAAAGGCGTCATTGTTTTATTTCGGTGTTAGTTGCATTACAAGCATACGGGTCATCGCAATGGTACGACCGGACGTTGTATTattatattttcttttcgtGATTCAATCTGCTCTCATCCGCACAGCTAGTACCAATCTTGAGCGTTCTACATTTTTTTTGCCATGTTCATCTTGGGGTCGAGGAAATCTTTCTTTTCACTATTCGTGTTGCAATTTAAGGAACTAGCACTATTTCATTTCTTCCATGCCTTTAAACCCGTTCTTTAACGATGGGACAATCCCAGCCATGGGCCAAGTGCGAAGCTGAATGTGGGTGAGGAAACCTAAGGAACGCCCACTGTACAAGGGAGGAAACCGACTCGCGAGGCTACGATGTGTAAACGCAACACTGAGCTATACCATGTTGTCTTCATAATTCCTGCCATTGGCGCGAgagatcatcaccatcagCGGTGGCCTACTCCACAAGTTGTACGATTCCTGATCAGCCCAATTCTCGCTTTCAGGGCATAGTTCCATGTCTGAATGCCAGAACACCTTGGCAAGGATAAGTCGCATTTCCGCATTTGCTAGGCTGGAGGGAATTAGTTATCGGCGGACTGGGACAGTCCATTGAAGGTTTGGACCGGGCTTCAGACCAGAATCACTTACTGTTGGCCAAGACAATTGCGAGGCCCGTATGAGAAGGGCTGAAAAGCTTCCTTTTTGTCCATAGTGAAGCATCtacttgcttcttcctcaggacTCGCGAGCCAGCGTTCAGGAACGAAGGAATCCGGGTTGTGGAAATTGCCGCTTGAGTGGAAAGTCGACCAGAGAGACATCGAGACCGATGTCTACTTCAAAgtcagaaaaagaaaatcgAAGAGTTCAACAGAGGCCCGGACTCACTCCAGCAGGGACGTATTCTCCATTTATCATGGCTCCCTCCTCGGGAACAAGCCGTGGTAACATTGCGGGAATTGGAGGATAAATCCTCAGGCTTTCCTCCAGGACGGCGTTGAGGTAAGAAAGCGTGGCAATAGACGATAACCGAATTTCCGATGGATGCTGAAATCTACTACGGATTTCAGTCACCAGTCGCCGGTAGATATGCGGGTTCTTCAGAAGATAGAAGGTACACCCAGACAGCAATGCAGCTGTGGTCTCACTGCCGGCCAGAACAAAAGTCGCAGCATTAGCGTCAATTTCTTGCCGGGACATGCGGTTCTCGTCGTCCTTATGCCTGAGAATATACGAGATAAAATCTGGGCGGTTTGTCTGTCTGTGCAACCGACGGCTGACTTTCTCCACGGTCAACTGGAAACTTGCCTCTCGTCGCTGGTGCAGGTAACGTGGAACCAGCAGTTTCGTCAAGGGGCTCAGGATGGGGAAGAACCAAAGGACCTTGAGGTAGACGCTGAGCTTGACTGCGTCGAGCATGATGGATACCCACCAGTGATACTTACTATCTTTCAGGCACTGAAAAGGCTCGCCAAAGGCGAGGTCACCGATGAGATCAAACGTGGTGAAGTTGTACCACCTGGCGATATCGACGACCTCCGAGTGCGAATGATTGAGATTCTCGTGCAGCTTTTGGACGAGGAGATCGGCATAGAAGTGCAGTAGCGATTCCTGCTCCCGTAAGGCTCTGTCTGAGAATGCATGGGCGAGGAGCCGCCGCATGCGAATATGATCGGACTCTGCCGCTGTAATTATTGCGTGCACGCCATTGGGTGTCGGGACATAGAGGGAAGGATCCTTCTGAAATGTTCTTTGACCCTTTTTCGTTCTGTATCCGTATATCTCCTTCCAGGCCCGCGGAGCCCGGTAGACAAGTGCATTGGGACCAATGCGGACCACGTCGCCATATCTGTCATGAAGATGTTTGACCTTTGAGTGCACTTTCCCACGGATCTCCCAAACAAGCAGAGCAATTGGAGATATAGCAGCAATTTTGGGTCCTGGATATCGGCTCAAAGGATGAAAGTATATAGCATAGATCGAATGGCCGATTAGGTAGACACAGCCCTGTCGTCTGGTCAGCGTCCGACGGCGATAGTTTGCGATCTGTGATTGCTTCTCCACGAACCAGAAGAATGCTCCAGCTCAGGATTGCCGAGAGCATTAGCCTATCGAAGATATCGTGATTCCACGGAGCCATTTCAAGTCAAATGTTGAACTTTACTTGTAGGAGATCCTGATATGCGGCGATGCCACTCATCGAAATTAAAGTGTGAGGACTGCAGAATGTGAAGTGTACAGCAAGGAGTATAACGCTGGTGAGAGATGATCGATCATCACCGGTGGCCTGAGAGGAATTCAGATGCGAGGATAAGTTCACGGCGCACTCAAGCACAGAGAAGGCTAAGGGCCAGGTAGTTGATCAACCATTGGTGTCTATTAATGGACTGATCGTTCGCTGTCCCTCACTTCTACCTCACCTGCAGCTGGAGTGTCGAGCCAATCAACACCAAGTTTCATCATATCTAGAACGACGGGTAACCATGCACCTCAAACAGAAGAGCCAATCAACAGTTGAAGTTGGACGGCGAAAAGAGGGCGGACGCTGAGGGTAGCCTTGATGGGAAAATGTGTGGACAGGAGAGAAGCGAGGGCGCTTGCCACAAAGTACGGGGCGCAGTGAGGCGTTGCTACCGAGAAATACAGAACAAAGGAGATGAGTCGGGACGCTCATGCATGTCCTTGTGCTCAAGGTAGAATGGCGAGTGATCTCCTTGGACAATGTGACAAACCTAGCATTAA
The Aspergillus fumigatus Af293 chromosome 4, whole genome shotgun sequence DNA segment above includes these coding regions:
- a CDS encoding cytochrome P450 is translated as MAPWNHDIFDRLMLSAILSWSILLQSQIANYRRRTLTRRQGCVYLIGHSIYAIYFHPLSRYPGPKIAAISPIALLVWEIRGKVHSKVKHLHDRYGDVVRIGPNALVYRAPRAWKEIYGYRTKKGQRTFQKDPSLYVPTPNGVHAIITAAESDHIRMRRLLAHAFSDRALREQESLLHFYADLLVQKLHENLNHSHSEVVDIARWYNFTTFDLIGDLAFGEPFQCLKDSKYHWWVSIMLDAVKLSVYLKVLWFFPILSPLTKLLVPRYLHQRREASFQLTVEKVSRRLHRQTNRPDFISYILRHKDDENRMSRQEIDANAATFVLAGSETTAALLSGCTFYLLKNPHIYRRLVTEIRSRFQHPSEIRLSSIATLSYLNAVLEESLRIYPPIPAMLPRLVPEEGAMINGEYVPAGTSVSMSLWSTFHSSGNFHNPDSFVPERWLASPEEEASRCFTMDKKEAFQPFSYGPRNCLGQHLANAEMRLILAKVFWHSDMELCPESENWADQESYNLWSRPPLMVMISRANGRNYEDNMV
- the mdm34 gene encoding MDM34 family protein; the protein is MAFNFNWSPLMADASFYTRAQDLLTAALNKSPKPPIIVDDIIVTELNLGSIPPELEILEIGDLAEDRFRGIFKMSYSGDAFLTLKTRVQANPLNTYLLTRPSFATPRPLAAATPLTIPLQITLSDFKLSGFVILVFSKQKGITVVFRNDPLESLKVSSTFDSIPFVRDFLQKEIEAQLRILFMDELPAIIHRLSLRLWVPEYRAGEELQTQTASANGEGPGQDPLASPPQDPVDALGNALNESEIESLSLDSSVETHSLFSQKNLLRLAALTDSQRTLSLFTPSIREVVYRAWTSPSDQTDASGSVTSPFFPVLSRTQSQVGSMSSFPDSASMVSSQSRSSTPFHTFSGYGLSLGAGRHSKAHARKRKKRVVDLRRPKTTDDAPSVSDESSFTESTSAPSICSAPLPVLDEQTDDPVTPPLSPDNDLHLPAIPERHRMSISRPALRRENASEMIRDTAECKPSSNAVGQAIQEEDLSATPRAAVRAHGASVLEKGKQDPDSSAGSSRQLSSTILPFINDNPTGGVVDQALVERLAGEIARRMRDEKFMASNACGPFWDRHSQEESPPPAYGH